One Desulfobulbus propionicus DSM 2032 DNA segment encodes these proteins:
- the dsrJ gene encoding sulfate reduction electron transfer complex DsrMKJOP subunit DsrJ, whose protein sequence is MYDSGKIIPGLIIFVLIITIPIWYNRGTAGSVPKPVLPKDAKTCVLPAAEIRAEHMKLLNVWRDDVLRDGKRETFELEGKQYQKSLMLTCMKCHTSKKQFCDTCHTYASVTPYCWDCHLAPVE, encoded by the coding sequence ATGTACGATAGCGGTAAAATAATTCCGGGACTGATCATTTTCGTCCTGATCATCACCATACCCATTTGGTACAATCGCGGCACCGCTGGGTCGGTACCGAAACCCGTGTTGCCCAAGGATGCCAAAACCTGTGTTCTGCCGGCCGCCGAGATTCGCGCCGAGCATATGAAACTGCTCAACGTATGGCGTGACGATGTGCTGCGCGACGGGAAGCGGGAAACCTTTGAGCTGGAAGGCAAGCAATACCAGAAGAGCCTGATGCTGACCTGCATGAAATGCCATACGAGCAAGAAGCAGTTCTGTGACACCTGTCACACCTACGCATCGGTTACGCCCTATTGTTGGGATTGCCATTTGGCTCCTGTTGAGTGA
- the dsrO gene encoding sulfate reduction electron transfer complex DsrMKJOP subunit DsrO, whose product MDTNRRNFLKVAGISTLAGLGGTAVVDRLVSGAGLAHATSAGHGAEQAGAAAGHGGAAQGGIRYGMVIDIKKFQEDPGLGAKAVHACHKIHNVPQFPDKRDEIKWIWMTNFENAFPEKPNLYLDEASEKHQLPILCNHCDNPPCVRACPTKATFRSEDGIIGMDYHRCIGCRFCMAACPYGSRSFNWRDPRSFITDINRDYPARTRGVVEKCNFCVERVQIGKLPACVEAVGDSKALVFGNLNDPNSEIRKILKEQHTIQRNPSLGTLPSVFYIV is encoded by the coding sequence ATGGATACAAATAGAAGAAATTTCCTCAAGGTAGCCGGTATTTCCACACTGGCGGGCCTTGGCGGAACTGCGGTGGTTGATCGTTTGGTGTCTGGCGCGGGTTTGGCCCATGCTACTAGTGCTGGCCACGGTGCGGAACAGGCTGGAGCAGCCGCTGGGCACGGCGGTGCCGCACAAGGCGGGATCCGCTACGGCATGGTCATCGACATCAAAAAATTTCAGGAAGATCCCGGTTTGGGCGCAAAGGCGGTCCATGCCTGTCATAAGATTCACAACGTGCCGCAATTCCCTGACAAGCGGGACGAAATTAAATGGATCTGGATGACCAACTTCGAAAATGCTTTCCCAGAGAAGCCAAATCTCTACCTGGATGAAGCCAGCGAAAAGCACCAACTGCCGATCCTGTGCAATCACTGCGACAACCCGCCCTGTGTACGAGCCTGCCCCACCAAGGCGACCTTCCGTTCCGAGGACGGCATTATCGGCATGGATTACCACCGCTGCATCGGCTGCCGGTTCTGCATGGCAGCCTGCCCCTATGGCAGCAGAAGTTTTAACTGGCGTGATCCGCGCTCCTTTATCACCGATATCAACCGAGATTACCCGGCCCGTACCCGCGGCGTTGTCGAAAAATGCAATTTTTGCGTCGAACGCGTCCAGATCGGCAAGCTGCCGGCCTGTGTCGAGGCCGTTGGCGACAGCAAGGCTTTGGTTTTTGGCAATCTCAATGATCCCAACTCCGAGATCCGAAAGATTCTCAAAGAGCAGCATACCATTCAGCGGAATCCTTCTCTCGGAACCTTACCCTCAGTCTTTTATATCGTGTGA